The Prunus persica cultivar Lovell chromosome G7, Prunus_persica_NCBIv2, whole genome shotgun sequence genome has a segment encoding these proteins:
- the LOC18771844 gene encoding formin-like protein 13, whose amino-acid sequence MALLRKLFYRKPPDGLFEISERVYVFDCCFTTDAWKEENYKVYIGGIVGQLQDHLPDASFLVFNFHDGVAQSQMASILSEYDMTIMDYPRHFEGCPVLTLELIHHFLRSSESWLALGQHNVLLMHCERGGWPVLAFMLAALLIYRKQYSGEQRTLDMVYRQAPHELLHFLSPLNPIPSQLRYLQYVSRRNVALEWPPLDRALTLDCVIFRFIPNFDGEGGCRPLFRIYGQDPFVVTDRTARVLYSTPKRSNTIRAYKQAECELVKIDINCHIQGDVVVECISLHDDTEREEMMFRIMFNTAFIRSNILMLNRDEIDMLWDAKEQFPKKFRVEILFSEMDAVKTASIILGGISCFEDKEGLPMEAFAQVQEIFNYVDWLDPKVDATLNALQQMGVSNIAHEKLDNDSSQSTGNDTSLQESSPRNIQRKKKQLNLENNSKNLLSSAEVHPVASPLQSPDTTVSKQEAKPQDIHTALQLPGQCDSVSQHIPQPSQSTPMEAFAQVQEIFNHVASPAQSPSTTASKQEAKPQDIHTALQPPNKCDSVCQQMPRPSQSTPMEAFTQVQEIFSHVASPMQSPDAAVSKPDGKPEDIHTALQSPNQHDSVCQKMPQPSQSTPVSSNSRKDLPDPTPKYQNTCQASGIKPLLNDHDFSGRQEVSHSVTAYPGVPDATLNVSRVPESAEVKSVSITAPTPSSPPPLRPSMTTSTIKTVSSPPRQQVPPSVSKPEDSSLSKDSETYTQDGTHPSITSHPGAHGMPISGTISGSVLPDPPSAPPHSQITTSARPPPTPPPPPPTLPLKENLADGSGPPPPPPPPPPTHSGQAGGTTNSSPVPPPPPPPTAATASVPSAPPAPPPIGKGGSKTGNPPPPPIISPGNAKGRLSRTISSKNNNAKKLKPLHWLKLSRAVQGSLWAEAQKSGEASKAPEIDISELENLFSAALPTSDHGRKSTTQGSVAPKSDKVQLIDHRRAYNCEIMLSKVKVPLNELMKSVLALEDTALDADQVENLIKFCPTKEEMELLKGYTGEKEKLGKCEQFLLELMKVPRVESKLRVFSFKIQFSSQVSDLRNSLNVVNSASEEIRNSVKLKRIMQTILSLGNALNQGTARGSAIGFRLDSLLKLIETRARNHKMTLMHYLCKVLIDQLPEVLDFSKDLASLEPASKIQLKFLAEEMQAVSKGLEKVVQELSTSENDGPISENFRKILKEFLRFAEAEVRTLASLYSTVGRNVDALILYFGEDPARCPFEQVVSTLLNFVRMFIKAHDENCKQSEIEKKKAAESEKPKMGASKESERLSRNPIKSGNA is encoded by the exons ATGGCGTTGCTGCGCAAATTGTTCTATCGGAAGCCGCCTGATGGGCTTTTCGAGATCTCTGAACGAGTTTACG TTTTTGATTGCTGCTTCACTACCGATgcttggaaggaagaaaactATAAAGTTTACATAGGTGGGATAGTTGGTCAACTCCAAGATCACCTACCTGATGCTTCATTCTTGGTGTTCAATTTTCATGATGGAGTGGCACAAAGCCAGATGGCCAGCATCTTGTCTGAGTACGATATGACCATAATGGATTACCCACGACACTTTGAAGGTTGTCCGGTTCTCACACTTGAGTTGATCCATCACTTTCTTAGATCAAGTGAAAGTTGGCTAGCACTTGGGCAGCATAATGTGCTCTTGATGCACTGTGAACGTGGAGGTTGGCCTGTTTTAGCTTTCATGCTAGCTGCGCTCTTGATTTATCGGAAACAGTATAGTGGAGAGCAGAGGACGTTGGACATGGTTTATAGGCAAGCTCCCCATGAgcttttgcattttttatCACCGCTAAATCCAATCCCTTCTCAACTGAGGTATCTACAGTATGTTTCGAGGAGGAATGTAGCCTTGGAATGGCCTCCTCTGGATCGAGCGCTTACCTTGGACTGCGTCATCTTTAGATTTATTCCTAATTTTGATGGGGAGGGTGGTTGCCGTCCTCTATTTCGCATTTATGGACAGGATCCTTTTGTTGTTACTGATCGAACTGCCAGAGTCTTATACTCAACTCCAAAAAGAAGCAATACCATCCGGGCTTACAAGCAG GCAGAATGTGAACTGGTTAAAATTGACATTAATTGCCATATTCAAGGTGATGTTGTGGTAGAGTGCATTAGCTTACATGATGACACAGAACGTGAAGAGATGATGTTCCGCATCATGTTTAATACAGCTTTTATTAGGTCTAATATTTTGATGCTCAACCGTGATGAAATTGACATGTTGTGGGATGCTAAGGAACAATTTCCAAAGAAATTCAGAGTAGAG ATTCTTTTTTCAGAGATGGATGCTGTCAAGACTGCATCCATTATTCTGGGTGGTATTTCATGCTTTGAGGATAAAGAGGGCCTTCCAATGGAAGCGTTTGCTCAAGTACAGGAGATCTTTAACTATGTGGATTGGTTAGATCCCAAGGTCGATGCCACACTAAATGCGCTACAACAAATGGGTGTATCAAACATCGCCCATGAAAAGTTGGACAATGATTCTTCCCAAAGTACTGGAAATGACACTTCCTTGCAGGAATCAAGTCCAAGAAATatccaaaggaaaaagaaacagtTAAATCTTGAAAATAATTCTAAGAACCTTCTCTCCTCTGCTGAGGTGCATCCAGTGGCCTCACCTTTGCAATCTCCAGATACCACTGTGAGTAAACAGGAAGCCAAACCCCAAGACATTCATACTGCACTTCAGCTACCCGGTCAATGTGATTCAGTATCCCAGCATATACCCCAACCTTCTCAGTCAACCCCAATGGAAGCATTCGCTCAAGTTCAAGAGATCTTTAACCATGTGGCCTCACCTGCGCAGTCTCCAAGTACCACTGCGAGTAAACAGGAAGCTAAACCTCAAGACATTCATACCGCACTTCAGCCACCCAACAAATGTGATTCAGTATGCCAGCAGATGCCCCGACCTTCTCAGTCAACCCCAATGGAAGCATTCACTCAAGTTCAGGAGATATTTAGCCACGTCGCCTCACCTATGCAGTCTCCAGATGCTGCTGTGAGTAAACCGGATGGTAAACCTGAAGACATTCATACTGCACTACAGTCACCCAATCAACATGATTCGGTGTGCCAGAAGATGCCCCAACCTTCTCAATCAACCCCTGTTTCCTCTAATTCCAGGAAAGATTTACCTGATCCCACGccaaaatatcaaaacaccTGCCAAGCAAGTGGCATAAAACCTCTGTTAAATGATCATGACTTTTCTGGGAGACAGGAAGTCTCCCATTCAGTCACTGCATATCCTGGTGTCCCAGATGCAACCTTGAACGTTTCACGTGTACCCGAATCTGCAGAAGTCAAAAGTGTCTCAATTACAGCACCAACACCTTCATCACCTCCTCCACTGAGACCTTCCATGACTACTTCTACTATAAAAACTGTTTCTTCTCCTCCCCGACAGCAAGTGCCGCCATCAGTTTCAAAACCTGAGGACTCATCACTTTCCAAAGACTCTGAAACCTATACACAGGATGGAACCCATCCATCTATTACTAGTCATCCAGGTGCCCATGGGATGCCAATCTCAGGTACCATTTCTGGCAGTGTTTTACCTGATCCACCATCCGCTCCTCCACATTCTCAAATTACTACGTCTGCTCGGCCTCCTCCaactcctccaccacctcctccaacGCTGCCTTTGAAAGAGAACCTTGCTGATGGTTCTGgacctcctccacctccacctccacctcctcctACTCACTCAGGGCAAGCTGGAGGCACTACAAATTCATCTCCagtgccaccaccaccaccaccacctacTGCTGCCACGGCATCAGTTCCTTCTGCCCCCCCTGCTCCACCTCCTATTGGTAAAGGAGGCTCGAAGACAGGGAATCCTCCACCGCCACCAATTATTTCCCCGGGTAATGCGAAAGGACGTCTATCACGTACCATAAGTTCAAAGAATAATAATGCAAAGAAACTGAAGCCATTGCACTGGTTGAAACTATCAAGAGCAGTTCAGGGAAGCTTATGGGCTGAGGCACAAAAATCTGGTGAAGCCTCCAA AGCTCCAGAGATTGACATATCAGAGCTTGAGAATCTTTTCTCAGCGGCACTTCCAACTTCAGATCATGGCAGGAAATCAACTACACAGGGTTCAGTTGCCCCTAAATCTGATAAAGTTCAACTG ATTGACCACAGACGGGCATATAACTGTGAAATCATGCTTTCAAAGGTGAAGGTTCCATTGAATGAGTTAATG AAATCAGTGCTTGCCCTGGAAGATACAGCATTGGATGCTGACCAGGTTGAGAACCTCATAAAGTTCTGTCCAACAAAAGAGGAGATGGAACTGCTTAAG GGCTATACTGGAGAAAAGGAGAAGTTAGGAAAATGTGAACAG TTCCTCTTAGAGTTAATGAAAGTACCTCGAGTCGAATCAAAGCTCAGAgttttttcattcaaaataCAATTCTCTTCTCAG GTCTCTGACCTTAGAAATAGCTTGAATGTTGTGAACTCTGCATCAGAAGAG ATCAGGAATTCTGTCAAATTGAAAAGAATTATGCAGACAATTCTTTCACTAGGAAATGCTCTGAACCAGGGGACAGCTCGGG GCTCTGCTATCGGATTTAGGTTGGATAGCCTTCTTAAACTCATTGAGACTCGCGCAAGGAACCACAAGATGACTCTTATGCACTATCTTTGTAAG GTACTCATTGACCAACTACCAGAGGTTCTAGATTTCTCTAAAGACCTAGCCAGCTTAGAACCTGCGTCAAAG atacaattgaaatttttggcaGAGGAAATGCAAGCTGTAAGTAAAGGATTAGAGAAAGTTGTGCAGGAACTATCCACCTCAGAAAATGATGGTCCTATATCAGAAAATTTCCGTAAG ATTCTAAAGGAGTTCCTCCGTTTTGCTGAAGCGGAAGTGAGGACTTTGGCTTCACTATATTCTACTGTG GGTAGAAATGTGGATGCACTGATTCTTTATTTTGGAGAGGATCCTGCTCGCTGCCCTTTCGAACAAG TTGTCTCAACTTTGCTGAACTTTGTTAGAATGTTCATCAAAGCCCATGACGAAAACTGCAAGCAGAGTGagattgaaaagaagaaagcagCAGAAAGCGAGAAGCCCAAGATGGGTGCTTCAAAGGAGTCTGAACGATTGTCGCGTAATCCAATCAAGAGTGGCAATGCATAA
- the LOC18770804 gene encoding probable threonine--tRNA ligase, cytoplasmic — protein MVMVVHAKDDAYLDAVIPKGIQLFESIEAQQHAARLPSDPIKITLPDGKVEEGKKWITSPFDIASEISKSLASNALISEVNGVLWDINRPLEGDAELKIFTLDSFDDNVDVRHTFWHSSAHIIGQVSVRVRVLLLRILISMLVHPLHSTYVNEL, from the exons ATGGTGATGGTGGTCCACGCCAAAGATGATGCCTACCTCGATGCCGTCATTCCCAAGGGCATCCAACTCTTTGAATCCATAGAGGCCCAGCAACATGCTGCTCGACTCCCCTCCGATCCTATCAA GATTACATTGCCCGACGGGAAGGTGGAGGAGGGCAAAAAGTGGATAACTTCCCCTTTTGACATTGCAAGTGAGATTTCAAAGAGTTTGGCTTCCAACGCTTTGATTTCTGAGGTCAATGGGGTTCTATGGGACATCAACAGGCCTTTGGAGGGCGATGCTGAGCTTAAGATCTTCACATTGGACTCATTCGACGACAATGTGGATGTCCGGCATACCTTCTGGCACTCCAGCGCCCACATTATTGGGCAG GTGAGCGTAAGGGTTAGAGTCCTACTTTTAAGAATTCTGATATCTATGTTGGTTCATCCACTCCACTCCACCTATGTGAATGAATTGTAA